A single window of Sphingobacterium sp. ML3W DNA harbors:
- the traK gene encoding conjugative transposon protein TraK → MEFKTLRNIENSFRQIRLYAIVFAVLCISIVGYAVWQSYRFAELQRQKVYVLDNGKSLMLALAQDASINRPVEAREHVKRFHELFYTLAPDKNAIESNMSRAFNLADKSAFDYYKDLSEKGYYSRIISGNVQQSIEVDSVVCNFDTYPYSVRTYAKQFIIRSSNVTKRNLITSCYLVNSVRSDNNPQGFNIEKFAVVENKDIEVIER, encoded by the coding sequence ATGGAATTTAAAACCTTAAGAAATATTGAAAACAGTTTTCGCCAAATCAGGCTGTACGCCATTGTATTTGCCGTACTCTGCATAAGTATTGTAGGATATGCCGTGTGGCAATCCTACCGCTTTGCGGAGCTGCAACGTCAAAAAGTATATGTCTTAGACAATGGCAAATCATTGATGTTGGCTTTAGCACAAGATGCAAGTATCAACCGCCCTGTGGAAGCAAGGGAACACGTCAAACGATTTCACGAATTGTTTTACACTTTGGCGCCTGATAAGAATGCCATCGAAAGTAACATGAGCCGAGCTTTTAATCTTGCCGACAAAAGTGCCTTTGATTATTACAAAGACTTGTCGGAGAAAGGTTATTACAGCCGTATTATATCGGGAAATGTGCAACAGAGTATTGAAGTGGATAGTGTGGTGTGCAATTTTGATACCTATCCGTACTCGGTGCGTACCTATGCCAAACAATTCATTATCCGTTCGAGCAATGTAACTAAACGCAATCTGATTACTTCCTGCTATCTGGTCAATTCTGTCCGTTCGGACAACAATCCACAAGGCTTTAATATCGAAAAATTTGCGGTGGTAGAAAACAAAGATATAGAAGTCATTGAACGCTAA
- the traM gene encoding conjugative transposon protein TraM produces MKENENKKSVVRVTEGNPTATADVPQVGTQNKMDKLKKPLIFGLMSVVFVGCMYLIFKPSSDKKEIENIGLNDAVPQATGAGMPTDKGKAYEMEMLERKKQEKRNTLATLSDYWNTDSSPDNEDEISEDDESYGSGGGKNSGKPGNPALSSYRNMQSTLGSFYQNENSETMELRKQLDEMKEKLAEKDVPAVATVDDQLALMEKSYQMAAKYLPTGANSTEATPTKSTAPATRASTQKEQFVSFTSSRKNTVSALYREPTDSAFLANWNETRNRGFYTAGLSEQAVQPKNSIKACVHETQTVIGETGVRLRLLESAQTPNHTIPKGTIVTANTKFQGGRLELKITSIELEGNIIPVEITIYDLDGQQGLYVPYSPEMNALTEMAGNMSQTSGTSVMLTQSAGQQAAADLSRGVVQGISGYFAKKVKTPKVTLKAGHQVFLVTKK; encoded by the coding sequence ATGAAAGAAAATGAGAACAAAAAATCGGTTGTTCGGGTAACGGAAGGAAACCCAACAGCAACCGCTGATGTACCGCAAGTTGGTACACAGAACAAAATGGATAAGCTTAAAAAACCGCTCATCTTTGGTTTGATGAGTGTGGTTTTCGTGGGGTGTATGTACCTCATATTTAAGCCGTCTTCTGATAAAAAGGAAATTGAAAACATTGGATTGAACGATGCTGTCCCCCAAGCAACTGGAGCAGGAATGCCTACCGATAAAGGGAAGGCTTACGAAATGGAAATGTTGGAACGTAAAAAACAGGAAAAACGCAACACGTTAGCAACCCTTTCAGACTACTGGAACACAGACAGCTCACCCGATAATGAAGACGAAATATCCGAAGACGACGAAAGTTACGGTTCTGGTGGTGGCAAAAATTCGGGTAAACCAGGCAATCCTGCATTAAGTAGTTACCGTAATATGCAAAGTACCTTAGGTTCATTTTATCAGAATGAAAATTCCGAAACAATGGAGCTCCGCAAACAGTTGGACGAGATGAAAGAAAAGCTGGCTGAAAAAGATGTGCCAGCTGTTGCAACCGTAGATGACCAGCTTGCCCTAATGGAGAAATCCTATCAAATGGCAGCAAAGTATCTGCCAACGGGAGCAAATTCGACAGAAGCCACACCTACTAAAAGTACTGCTCCAGCAACAAGGGCTTCAACACAAAAGGAACAATTTGTATCCTTTACCTCATCAAGAAAGAACACCGTTTCTGCTTTGTATCGTGAGCCTACCGACAGCGCTTTTCTAGCCAATTGGAACGAAACCAGAAACCGTGGCTTTTATACTGCAGGTCTGTCGGAGCAAGCCGTACAACCAAAAAACAGTATCAAAGCCTGTGTACACGAAACACAAACCGTGATTGGCGAAACAGGAGTACGTTTGCGCTTGTTGGAATCTGCCCAAACACCTAATCATACGATTCCGAAGGGAACGATTGTTACTGCTAACACCAAGTTTCAGGGAGGTCGGTTAGAACTGAAAATTACTTCTATAGAATTGGAAGGCAACATCATTCCAGTAGAAATCACCATTTACGATTTGGATGGACAGCAAGGTTTGTATGTGCCGTATTCACCAGAAATGAATGCCCTTACCGAGATGGCTGGCAATATGAGCCAAACTTCGGGAACAAGCGTAATGCTTACGCAATCGGCAGGACAGCAGGCAGCGGCAGACCTTAGTCGTGGTGTGGTACAGGGAATTTCCGGTTATTTCGCCAAGAAAGTAAAAACACCAAAAGTTACCCTAAAAGCAGGGCATCAAGTATTTCTTGTTACTAAAAAATAA
- the traN gene encoding conjugative transposon protein TraN: MKNQLKTFWAMVLMIGFAVQTYAQDSIKTPLALGKIEPYKMEVTYDKTSHLIFPTGIRYVDLGSEYLIAGKAEDAENVLRVKASVRDFETETNFSVITNDGRFYSFNVYYSSYPDVLSYDLLTMQKAVDKANGNDVLFEELGNNSPSLASLLLETIYKNDKRIVKHIGAKSFGIQFILKGIYIHNGKYYFHTELGNRTNVPFQIDFINFKVVDKKIAKRTVVQERLMIPLRTYKPLDGINGKSTEQNVFLLDQFTIADDKILLIEIFEKNGGRHQTLQIENSDLIKARLIDDMHLKF, translated from the coding sequence ATGAAAAATCAATTAAAAACTTTTTGGGCAATGGTCCTGATGATCGGCTTTGCCGTACAAACTTATGCACAGGATAGTATCAAAACTCCGCTTGCATTGGGAAAGATAGAACCTTATAAAATGGAAGTTACCTACGACAAAACTTCTCATCTGATTTTCCCGACTGGCATCAGATACGTTGATTTGGGAAGTGAATATTTAATTGCAGGAAAGGCAGAAGATGCCGAAAACGTGTTGCGTGTAAAAGCTTCGGTAAGGGATTTTGAAACCGAAACCAATTTTTCGGTGATTACCAATGATGGTCGTTTTTACAGTTTCAATGTGTATTACAGTTCCTATCCCGATGTGTTGAGCTATGACCTTTTGACGATGCAAAAAGCAGTGGACAAAGCCAATGGAAATGATGTGCTTTTTGAAGAATTGGGTAACAACTCGCCATCTTTGGCAAGTTTACTTTTGGAAACAATTTACAAGAACGATAAACGCATTGTAAAACATATCGGAGCTAAGAGTTTCGGCATTCAGTTTATCTTGAAAGGCATTTACATACACAACGGTAAATACTATTTTCATACAGAACTCGGGAACCGTACCAATGTGCCTTTTCAGATTGATTTTATCAATTTCAAAGTAGTGGACAAAAAGATAGCCAAACGTACCGTGGTGCAGGAACGTCTGATGATACCGCTAAGAACTTATAAGCCATTGGACGGTATTAACGGAAAATCGACCGAACAAAACGTATTTCTTTTAGACCAGTTTACCATTGCCGATGACAAGATACTACTGATTGAAATCTTCGAGAAAAACGGTGGCAGACATCAAACACTTCAGATAGAAAATTCGGATTTAATAAAAGCTCGTTTGATTGACGATATGCACCTAAAATTTTAA
- a CDS encoding conjugal transfer protein TraO, protein MKKYIYTVMLVLMGITASQAQRMLPKQKGLEINTGVLSNDKIGNDYYLNIGMTVNGKNGNYQLWALEYTHQYHDYKDLRIPQETYTAEGGYSFFLLGDTRKNIALNAGITAVVGYENINRSEAMLYDGAKILSEDNFIYGAGGRLTFETYLSDRFVFVLQGRTKVFWGTDLQQFRPSAGVGLRFNF, encoded by the coding sequence ATGAAAAAGTATATCTATACCGTGATGCTCGTTTTAATGGGCATCACCGCAAGCCAGGCGCAGCGAATGTTGCCCAAACAGAAAGGATTGGAAATTAATACAGGCGTATTATCCAATGATAAAATCGGTAATGATTATTACCTCAATATTGGAATGACCGTGAACGGTAAAAATGGCAATTACCAGCTTTGGGCATTGGAATATACGCACCAATACCACGATTATAAAGACCTCCGTATACCGCAGGAAACTTATACTGCCGAGGGTGGTTATAGCTTCTTCCTGTTGGGCGATACCCGTAAGAACATTGCGCTGAATGCCGGAATAACAGCTGTAGTCGGTTATGAAAACATCAACCGTAGCGAAGCGATGTTATATGACGGAGCGAAAATATTGAGTGAAGACAATTTCATCTATGGAGCTGGCGGACGATTGACTTTTGAAACGTACTTATCTGATCGATTTGTATTCGTCTTGCAAGGGCGTACCAAAGTATTTTGGGGGACGGATCTGCAACAGTTCCGACCGTCAGCAGGTGTAGGATTAAGGTTTAACTTTTAA
- a CDS encoding DUF3872 domain-containing protein, whose translation MIAIFNKSRIGLSSIYVLLAILSASVTLVSCSKDDELEIQNDFPFEVNMMPVPKEITNGQTVEIRLTIQRTGNYNNTQYYLRYFQFNGQGTLRYYDETPYLPNDLYPLPVEQFRLYYTSNSTVSQSFEVWISDSFGNEKQLSFDFNSSN comes from the coding sequence ATGATAGCAATATTCAATAAATCCAGAATAGGATTAAGTTCAATATATGTACTCTTGGCAATCCTCTCAGCTTCAGTTACGTTAGTGTCTTGTAGCAAAGACGATGAACTGGAAATACAGAACGATTTTCCTTTTGAGGTAAATATGATGCCCGTTCCGAAAGAAATAACCAATGGGCAGACCGTAGAAATTAGGTTAACCATACAGCGAACGGGTAATTATAATAACACGCAATACTATCTTCGTTACTTTCAGTTTAACGGACAAGGTACACTTCGCTATTACGATGAAACTCCGTACCTGCCGAACGATTTGTACCCCTTGCCAGTGGAACAATTCAGGTTGTATTACACTTCAAATTCCACCGTATCACAATCTTTTGAGGTTTGGATTTCGGATAGTTTTGGAAACGAAAAGCAACTAAGCTTTGACTTTAACAGTAGTAATTAG
- a CDS encoding PRTRC system ThiF family protein — protein sequence MMNTEKTKIHFTDNYLMSPTNPIAVNLIGAGGTGSKVLTALMEMNHSLIELGHAGLQIRLWDDDIVTNANLGRQRFAECETGLYKSVALINRVNRFSGTNWKAETLKFEKDSLARLPEYAQATIYITCVDNVKARFGVAEILKELSNRRHHRDEPKYWLDFGNSQHTGQVLLSTIGDIKQPNSEKYETVASLPMITDEFGDLLKQSEQQDNTPSCSLAEALEKQDLFINSSLTQMGCSLLWSLFRKGMTPYRGFFHNLKDFTTHPIKVA from the coding sequence ATGATGAACACCGAGAAAACAAAAATACATTTTACGGATAATTATCTTATGAGTCCCACCAATCCGATTGCTGTAAATCTTATTGGTGCAGGTGGCACAGGTTCAAAAGTATTGACTGCTTTAATGGAAATGAACCATAGTTTAATTGAATTAGGACACGCAGGTTTGCAAATTCGTCTTTGGGACGATGATATTGTAACCAATGCTAATTTGGGCAGACAGCGTTTTGCAGAATGTGAAACAGGATTGTACAAGTCCGTTGCACTCATAAACCGTGTGAACCGCTTTTCGGGGACGAATTGGAAAGCGGAAACCCTAAAATTTGAAAAAGACAGTTTAGCAAGATTACCCGAATATGCACAGGCAACTATTTACATTACTTGTGTAGATAACGTAAAAGCGAGATTCGGTGTTGCTGAAATACTAAAGGAATTAAGCAACCGCAGACACCATCGGGACGAACCCAAATATTGGTTGGACTTTGGCAACAGCCAACATACAGGACAAGTACTATTATCCACTATCGGAGATATAAAACAACCTAATTCTGAAAAGTACGAAACCGTGGCAAGCCTGCCAATGATTACGGATGAATTTGGCGATTTGTTGAAGCAATCCGAACAACAGGACAACACACCAAGTTGCTCACTTGCCGAAGCATTGGAAAAACAAGATTTGTTTATTAATTCCTCATTAACTCAAATGGGATGTTCGTTATTATGGAGCTTATTCCGCAAGGGAATGACCCCATACAGAGGCTTTTTTCACAATTTGAAAGATTTTACTACCCACCCGATAAAAGTCGCCTGA
- a CDS encoding PRTRC system protein B, which produces MNYTNDITASFGTLYHPKSALVFYETKGGNTDVYVEHFDMDKNGNPINAHPLTVKEAKVLAKSLQMEKDKDNAFLKSNGILPTNILHINPIEKGSVLWYTKAQRRQLYFVNGLDIPNGMVYVPPMIWYANKNSLSVFALTSDRRPTESTKLYYAPFFNIYEDGKVCMGSVNINIKNSVSVEEFTKAWEDYFFNSYFSHLLGSNSPINGNCVTLWRDLIQTGKPFPKEVLKKNNKIFKNLL; this is translated from the coding sequence ATGAATTATACGAACGACATAACCGCAAGTTTCGGAACATTGTACCACCCGAAATCCGCTTTAGTTTTCTACGAAACCAAAGGAGGGAATACCGATGTGTATGTGGAGCATTTTGATATGGATAAGAACGGTAATCCGATTAATGCACACCCTTTAACAGTAAAGGAAGCAAAAGTATTGGCAAAGTCTTTACAGATGGAAAAAGACAAGGACAACGCTTTTTTAAAATCCAATGGGATTTTACCGACTAACATTTTGCATATCAATCCGATTGAAAAAGGTTCGGTATTATGGTACACCAAAGCACAAAGGCGACAACTGTATTTTGTGAACGGTTTGGACATCCCCAACGGAATGGTGTATGTACCGCCTATGATTTGGTATGCCAACAAAAACAGTCTTTCGGTATTTGCACTAACAAGCGATAGAAGACCAACCGAAAGCACAAAACTGTATTATGCACCTTTTTTTAATATCTATGAAGATGGCAAAGTATGTATGGGTTCGGTCAATATCAATATTAAAAACTCTGTTTCGGTAGAGGAATTTACCAAGGCTTGGGAAGACTATTTTTTCAATAGTTATTTCAGCCATTTATTGGGAAGTAACAGCCCAATTAATGGAAATTGTGTAACCCTTTGGAGAGACCTAATCCAAACAGGCAAACCATTTCCCAAAGAAGTATTAAAAAAGAATAACAAAATATTTAAAAATCTATTATGA
- a CDS encoding PRTRC system protein C produces MLLATQLERVFILKDKGQEIRLTDPEPRWSVESVLNFYANTYPILTTAKISAPQIKDDAVEYKFESVMGTKG; encoded by the coding sequence ATGTTATTAGCAACGCAGTTAGAACGAGTATTTATACTCAAAGATAAAGGACAGGAAATCCGATTGACCGACCCCGAACCACGTTGGAGCGTGGAAAGCGTATTGAATTTTTATGCCAATACATATCCGATACTGACCACCGCCAAAATATCTGCACCACAAATCAAAGATGATGCAGTAGAATACAAATTTGAGAGCGTAATGGGTACTAAAGGTTAA
- a CDS encoding PRTRC system protein E has translation MNTNFFNQITQLNFAGNLQLTIAKGVENNLIVSLMIQNEQCGDNAKQLIPPLNLRGTAEELDEGFFQQITAPIQTASGLMVNMEAFMKQLEEAKKQSAMEKEKADKQKKEQEAKDKKFKDGMAKADELEKEGKFREAWMKVPEITEFPEKADEIRKRKTALSDKFATPSLFGTEEEKTEPLQEETLSDYPIDEAEKEQEY, from the coding sequence ATGAACACGAATTTTTTCAATCAGATAACGCAGTTGAATTTTGCAGGTAATCTTCAACTTACCATAGCCAAAGGAGTAGAAAACAATCTTATTGTTTCGCTAATGATACAGAATGAGCAATGTGGAGATAACGCAAAGCAACTGATACCCCCACTTAATTTAAGGGGAACAGCGGAAGAATTGGACGAGGGATTTTTTCAACAGATAACTGCACCCATTCAGACCGCTTCGGGTTTAATGGTCAATATGGAAGCTTTTATGAAGCAATTGGAAGAAGCCAAAAAGCAATCGGCAATGGAAAAAGAAAAAGCCGACAAGCAGAAGAAAGAACAAGAAGCTAAAGACAAGAAATTCAAAGACGGAATGGCAAAGGCGGACGAACTCGAAAAAGAGGGCAAATTCCGTGAAGCGTGGATGAAAGTACCCGAGATAACGGAGTTTCCCGAAAAAGCTGACGAGATACGCAAACGCAAAACAGCATTGTCCGACAAGTTTGCAACACCGAGCCTTTTTGGAACAGAGGAAGAAAAAACCGAGCCATTACAAGAGGAAACTTTGTCCGATTATCCGATAGATGAAGCAGAAAAAGAACAAGAATATTAA
- a CDS encoding DUF932 domain-containing protein yields MAHNINFNERTGRYSFFSVQQKAWHGLGQIVEQYPTSEEAIRHAGLDYEVVKSPLFTKGSGIIETANGIEIGDSELEVPNYFANIRTDNNAVLGVVGKDYHIVQNREAFNFFDAIVGGGEGILYETAGALGNGERIFITAKLPDYIRVGKGDDVTEKYIFLTTSHDGSGSITAAFTPIRIVCQNTLNASLRSMTNVVRIKHTSGAKQRIENAHKIMGLADTLSNQLEGIFNEWAKVKVTDQEVKKLIQLALCPNKETLDLLKKGAEDEISTVFKNTVEDAFAYAMISDTQQMDTTKGTLFGAYNAVTGYYQNVRSYKDNEAKLQSIVLGGTAQLKSQKAFDLCTSFATDGAEILSLN; encoded by the coding sequence ATGGCACATAATATCAATTTCAACGAGAGAACAGGGCGTTATTCATTCTTTAGCGTTCAACAAAAAGCGTGGCACGGTTTGGGGCAAATTGTGGAGCAATACCCAACAAGCGAAGAAGCTATCAGACATGCAGGGTTAGATTACGAAGTCGTAAAATCTCCACTATTTACCAAAGGTTCGGGCATTATCGAAACAGCAAACGGCATCGAAATTGGAGATTCCGAATTGGAAGTTCCTAACTATTTCGCCAACATACGCACCGATAACAATGCAGTATTGGGTGTGGTAGGCAAAGATTACCACATTGTACAAAACCGTGAAGCTTTCAATTTCTTTGATGCTATTGTAGGCGGTGGCGAGGGTATTCTGTATGAAACCGCTGGAGCATTAGGCAACGGAGAACGCATATTTATCACAGCCAAATTACCCGACTATATCCGTGTAGGTAAGGGCGATGATGTAACAGAAAAGTACATTTTCTTGACCACTTCGCACGATGGTAGCGGAAGTATCACAGCCGCATTTACACCTATCCGTATCGTTTGTCAAAATACGTTGAACGCTTCATTGCGGAGTATGACTAATGTAGTCCGTATCAAACATACTTCGGGAGCAAAACAACGTATTGAGAACGCTCACAAGATTATGGGACTTGCCGACACATTGAGCAATCAATTAGAGGGGATTTTCAATGAGTGGGCAAAGGTAAAAGTAACAGACCAAGAGGTCAAAAAGTTAATTCAATTGGCACTTTGCCCGAATAAAGAAACATTGGATTTACTCAAAAAAGGTGCGGAAGATGAAATTTCTACCGTGTTTAAAAACACCGTTGAAGATGCTTTTGCTTATGCAATGATAAGCGATACACAGCAAATGGACACGACAAAAGGCACTTTGTTTGGTGCATACAATGCCGTTACAGGCTACTATCAGAATGTAAGAAGTTACAAGGATAATGAAGCCAAGTTGCAGAGTATTGTATTGGGTGGTACTGCTCAACTTAAATCACAGAAAGCATTTGACTTGTGTACCTCTTTTGCAACGGATGGTGCGGAAATCCTAAGCCTTAATTAA
- a CDS encoding single-stranded DNA-binding protein, whose protein sequence is MNITGRLTRNAEVRTTSQDKQVVNFSVATNDSYRNKQGERIEQTTYFDCSYWITPNVAKLLTKGTLVELSGRVSTRAWAGNDGELRAGLNFHTSQIKLHGSSKRAETVQAPTQAKSNKVTAQETADDLPF, encoded by the coding sequence ATGAACATCACAGGAAGACTAACAAGAAATGCAGAAGTACGCACAACGTCACAGGACAAACAAGTAGTGAATTTTTCAGTAGCGACCAATGACAGCTACCGTAACAAACAGGGCGAACGCATCGAGCAAACAACCTATTTCGACTGCTCTTATTGGATAACCCCAAACGTAGCCAAGCTACTGACAAAAGGTACTTTGGTAGAACTATCGGGAAGAGTAAGCACAAGAGCGTGGGCAGGTAATGACGGAGAATTAAGAGCAGGATTGAATTTTCATACCTCGCAAATCAAACTGCACGGAAGTAGTAAGCGAGCAGAAACCGTACAAGCTCCTACACAAGCCAAAAGTAACAAGGTTACAGCACAGGAAACAGCCGACGACCTCCCATTTTAA
- a CDS encoding IS3 family transposase yields the protein MAQRNRPIIQELIFHSDRGVQYACDEFKCLLDRNPMIIRSMSRKGNCWDNSVAESFFKTLKIECVYHYIFTDKEQAALIVFEYIETWYNRKRLHSALGDMSPEEFGKKLIKRKIAA from the coding sequence ATGGCACAAAGAAATCGTCCGATCATACAAGAACTAATCTTTCATTCTGATCGCGGAGTACAATACGCATGCGATGAATTCAAATGTCTATTGGATAGAAACCCGATGATAATTAGAAGTATGAGCAGGAAAGGAAATTGCTGGGATAATAGTGTTGCAGAAAGCTTTTTTAAAACATTGAAAATCGAGTGTGTATACCATTATATATTTACTGATAAAGAGCAGGCCGCACTTATCGTTTTTGAATATATAGAGACTTGGTATAACCGCAAAAGATTACATTCAGCGCTGGGAGACATGTCCCCAGAAGAATTTGGAAAAAAATTAATAAAACGAAAGATTGCAGCTTAA
- a CDS encoding DUF6705 family protein, with protein MKNILVIILVVLSGNFIYAQKVIEYKKGKDIGKLEKGAYYKSKETKERSKSFIGTWVYKNGVDFFEIKIEYGKAFLKGPDVYLDMLHVYYCYEKNGIEISCDTTKYSTGNVSSEKPDKASFGRFYDITKDKYGILNIELLNNGNLRWKLENPETIVINGDDGRGGKMLDRSFSIPTDINLTKK; from the coding sequence ATGAAAAATATACTCGTTATTATATTAGTAGTTCTAAGTGGTAATTTTATATATGCTCAAAAGGTAATTGAGTATAAAAAAGGTAAAGACATCGGTAAATTAGAAAAAGGAGCTTATTATAAAAGTAAAGAAACTAAAGAACGATCAAAGTCTTTTATAGGGACGTGGGTTTATAAAAATGGAGTCGATTTTTTTGAAATCAAAATCGAATATGGGAAAGCTTTTTTAAAGGGACCAGATGTATATTTGGATATGTTGCATGTTTATTACTGTTATGAGAAGAATGGAATAGAGATTAGTTGTGATACAACAAAGTATAGTACTGGAAATGTAAGCTCTGAAAAGCCTGATAAGGCGAGTTTTGGTAGGTTTTATGATATTACGAAAGATAAATATGGAATATTAAACATTGAATTGCTAAATAATGGTAACCTTCGATGGAAATTAGAGAATCCAGAAACTATTGTAATCAATGGAGACGATGGTAGAGGAGGTAAAATGTTAGATCGATCATTTTCAATACCTACGGATATTAATTTAACGAAGAAATAA
- a CDS encoding helix-turn-helix domain-containing protein: MKVELITREDLESFKKELFEEIKRHSPYMRKSAQEPKEWLKSYEVRKLLGISAGTLQNLRLNGTLAYTKIGGLMYYRYEDLRKLLNGVDGS, translated from the coding sequence ATGAAAGTAGAACTTATCACCCGAGAGGACCTTGAAAGTTTTAAAAAAGAACTTTTTGAAGAAATCAAAAGACATTCACCTTATATGAGAAAATCGGCACAAGAACCAAAGGAATGGTTGAAAAGCTATGAGGTACGTAAATTATTAGGAATTTCGGCAGGTACACTTCAAAACCTCCGGTTAAATGGTACACTAGCCTATACTAAAATTGGTGGATTGATGTACTATCGTTACGAAGATCTTCGTAAATTGCTGAACGGAGTTGACGGAAGTTAG
- a CDS encoding site-specific integrase produces MKSKNTFGIQFVLRLPKNKKDEMATVYARITVNGRRTEISLKSKVSINNWDEAKGRAKGKRQEIVKLNSHMEQVRSLIFDCYQELIQQNKPVSVDAVKAKYLGEDIEEAMTLLKMIEYHKQVAIGKLAPGTMKNYYTTENYLKKFVKHQYNKSDISLDELNYRFILDFENFLINYESVDHHKALNNNGVMKHMERLRKIVNMAVMMDLLEKDPFSKYKLHFDKVERGHLTKEELKVLSKKNFKIERLQSVLDMFLFSCHTGLAYIDIFNLTQENIVKGIDGRDWLMTNRQKTNTTVRVPLLPEAVQLIKKYKDHPIALAKGTLFPVVSNQRMNGYLKEIAEICGINKNFTFHLARHTFATTVTLSNGVPIESVSKMLGHTSIRTTQIYAKVVEHKLSEDMQNLRERMAVKG; encoded by the coding sequence ATGAAGAGTAAAAACACCTTTGGGATTCAATTCGTGTTACGTTTACCCAAGAACAAGAAAGATGAGATGGCCACTGTTTATGCAAGGATTACAGTAAACGGTCGCAGAACTGAAATTTCCTTAAAAAGCAAAGTATCGATTAACAATTGGGACGAAGCAAAAGGAAGAGCAAAAGGTAAACGGCAAGAAATCGTAAAATTGAACAGTCACATGGAACAGGTGCGTTCATTGATTTTTGATTGCTATCAAGAATTGATACAGCAAAACAAACCAGTTTCGGTGGATGCCGTTAAAGCTAAATACCTTGGTGAGGATATAGAAGAAGCGATGACCTTGTTAAAGATGATTGAGTATCATAAGCAAGTAGCTATTGGAAAACTTGCACCAGGTACCATGAAGAACTATTACACGACAGAAAACTATCTCAAAAAGTTTGTTAAACATCAATATAACAAAAGCGATATATCACTGGATGAACTCAACTATAGATTCATTTTGGATTTTGAAAACTTCCTTATTAATTATGAATCTGTTGATCATCATAAAGCTCTTAATAATAATGGAGTGATGAAACATATGGAGCGTTTGCGGAAAATCGTAAATATGGCTGTTATGATGGACTTACTGGAGAAGGATCCCTTTTCCAAATATAAACTACACTTCGACAAAGTAGAACGAGGTCATCTTACAAAAGAGGAATTAAAGGTACTAAGCAAGAAAAACTTTAAAATAGAACGATTGCAATCTGTACTTGATATGTTCCTCTTTAGTTGTCACACGGGGCTTGCTTACATTGATATATTCAACCTAACCCAAGAGAACATCGTTAAAGGAATCGACGGTCGGGACTGGTTAATGACCAACCGACAGAAAACGAACACAACGGTTAGGGTTCCCCTTTTACCGGAAGCGGTACAATTGATTAAGAAATATAAAGACCACCCCATAGCTTTAGCAAAGGGTACCCTTTTTCCAGTTGTTTCCAACCAGCGAATGAACGGTTACTTAAAGGAAATTGCTGAAATCTGTGGAATCAATAAGAACTTTACGTTTCACCTTGCGAGACACACATTTGCTACCACTGTAACTTTGAGTAACGGTGTTCCGATCGAATCTGTCAGCAAGATGCTTGGACATACTTCAATACGTACTACACAGATCTATGCAAAAGTTGTAGAACACAAGCTTAGCGAGGATATGCAGAATCTAAGGGAGCGAATGGCTGTAAAGGGATAG